A region of Sparus aurata chromosome 8, fSpaAur1.1, whole genome shotgun sequence DNA encodes the following proteins:
- the LOC115586690 gene encoding transmembrane protein 263 encodes MKVSTSEQEVEEESSSSPADCNNHHSSEDREHEDATPYLQDEQPNDTDKDHPQPEGGVMWRVGGGLFSMTRSAVGATLGGVAWVGTKSFELTKTAVTSVPAASVGLVKGSVSMVTGGVGAVGSVVASKVTPRKKDKAD; translated from the exons ATGAAG GTGTCGACTTCAGAgcaggaggtagaggaggagagcagctcATCTCCAGCTGACTGCAACAACCATCACAGCAGTGAGGACAGAGAACATGAGGACGCGACCCCTTACCTGCAAGATGAACAACCAAATG ACACCGATAAGGACCACCCACAGCCAGAAGGAGGAGTCATGTGGAGAGTGGGCGGCGGCCTTTTCAGCATGACACGAAGCGCAGTTGGTGCGACACTGGGGGGTGTTGCGTGGGTTGGAACTAAAAGTTTTGAGCTCACCAAGACAGCTGTGACCAGTGTGCCAGCAGCCAGTGTGGGATTGGTCAAAGGGAGTGTCTCCATGGTTACAGGAGGTGTCGGAGCAGTGGGATCAGTGGTGGCAAGTAAAGTCACACCAAGGAAGAAGGACAAAGCTGATTGA